A genome region from Nocardiopsis exhalans includes the following:
- the iscB gene encoding RNA-guided endonuclease IscB, whose amino-acid sequence MHTVHPSVFVLDKHGTPLQPCTSARARKLLAKGRAVVHRLTPFAIRIKDRTVAESEVDGVEVGIDPGSKHTGIAVFTNRAGERRGRFSLQLDHRGAQIKKKMDQRAGYRRRRRSTNLRYRSPQFDNRTRPKGWLPPSLQHRVDTTIAWVDRLSRWAPVRAVHVERVAFDTHALSAGKPLEGVEYQHGTLHGFEAREYLLAKFDRACVYCGATNLPLNIDHVRPRSRGGSDRVSNLVLACIPCNQAKGNELVEEFVTNQRTLKRILARAKAPLRDAAAVNSTRWALWRALDQRSPTHVGSGGRTKFNRTRNQLPKSHTLDALAVGKVEAITQTVDTVLVAGCAGRGSYARTRPDKYGFPRLRLPRTKRFFSYATGDLVRAVVPKGKTKGTHTGRVAVRATGKFNVTTTKGTVQGIGHRHVRLLQRSDGYAYTIRKEQGVSSRP is encoded by the coding sequence GTGCACACCGTCCATCCGTCCGTGTTCGTCCTCGACAAACACGGCACCCCACTACAACCCTGCACATCTGCCAGGGCCCGCAAGCTCCTGGCCAAAGGCCGGGCCGTTGTACACCGTCTTACTCCGTTCGCCATCCGGATCAAAGACCGCACCGTCGCCGAGTCTGAGGTCGACGGCGTTGAGGTCGGTATCGACCCGGGATCCAAGCACACCGGCATCGCCGTGTTCACCAACCGAGCCGGAGAACGACGCGGCCGCTTCAGCCTCCAGCTCGACCACCGCGGTGCCCAGATCAAGAAGAAGATGGACCAGCGCGCCGGATACCGAAGGCGTCGGCGGAGCACTAACCTGCGCTACCGATCACCCCAGTTCGACAACCGCACCCGCCCTAAGGGGTGGTTGCCCCCCTCCCTGCAACACCGGGTGGACACCACCATCGCGTGGGTGGACAGGCTCAGCCGGTGGGCGCCCGTGCGAGCCGTGCATGTGGAGCGGGTCGCCTTCGACACCCACGCCCTGTCCGCAGGCAAACCCTTGGAAGGGGTCGAGTACCAGCACGGCACCCTGCACGGGTTCGAGGCACGCGAGTACCTACTGGCCAAGTTCGACCGCGCCTGTGTCTACTGCGGGGCTACGAACCTGCCGCTCAATATCGACCACGTCCGCCCGCGCTCGCGGGGCGGCTCGGACCGGGTCTCCAACCTGGTTCTGGCCTGTATCCCCTGTAATCAGGCCAAGGGCAACGAGCTTGTCGAAGAGTTCGTCACCAATCAACGCACCCTGAAGCGAATCCTCGCCCGGGCCAAGGCACCGCTGCGGGACGCCGCTGCGGTGAACTCCACCCGGTGGGCGCTGTGGCGGGCTCTAGACCAGCGCTCGCCCACCCATGTGGGTTCGGGCGGGCGTACCAAGTTCAATCGCACCCGCAACCAGCTTCCCAAGTCCCACACCCTGGACGCGCTGGCCGTGGGCAAGGTCGAGGCCATCACCCAAACCGTGGACACAGTCCTGGTGGCCGGGTGTGCGGGGCGGGGTTCCTATGCCCGTACCCGCCCCGACAAGTACGGGTTTCCCCGGCTGCGGCTACCCCGTACCAAGCGGTTCTTCTCCTACGCCACTGGGGACCTGGTCCGCGCTGTCGTCCCCAAAGGCAAGACAAAGGGGACGCACACCGGCCGGGTCGCGGTACGCGCGACCGGAAAATTCAACGTCACCACCACGAAAGGCACCGTTCAGGGCATCGGCCACCGGCATGTCCGGTTGCTTCAGCGATCTGACGGCTATGCCTACACCATCCGAAAGGAGCAGGGCGTTTCCTCCCGGCCCTGA